The following are encoded together in the Dickeya lacustris genome:
- a CDS encoding ABC transporter ATP-binding protein — MTYPIANNHTDPVVVFEHVTKHFRVNGNALTAIDDLSVSIYPGELVAIVGSSGCGKSTLLRLLVGLDSHYQGRIRVDGRLISGIGRERGIVFQEPRLFPWLTVRQNIALGLASETLSQAEKAQRVSHFLQLVHLQEFADALPAELSGGMAQRVAIARGLVANPRILMLDEPFGALDALTRQQMQQELRRIHQQEGTTTLLVTHDVEEAVYLADRIVVLAARPGRLKRLTTVALPHPRRRDSDAFHQQCSEILALLTQPDAARATTDYSVATD; from the coding sequence ATGACATACCCCATAGCCAATAACCACACCGACCCGGTAGTGGTGTTTGAGCACGTCACGAAACACTTTCGCGTCAACGGCAACGCCTTGACCGCAATCGATGATCTGAGTGTGTCCATTTACCCCGGTGAGCTGGTCGCGATTGTCGGCAGCAGCGGCTGCGGTAAATCGACCCTACTGCGCCTGTTGGTCGGGCTCGATAGCCACTATCAAGGCCGCATCCGGGTCGATGGCCGGTTAATTTCCGGCATTGGCCGCGAGCGCGGCATTGTGTTTCAGGAACCGCGCCTTTTTCCGTGGCTCACGGTGCGTCAAAACATTGCGCTGGGTCTGGCCAGCGAAACGCTCAGTCAGGCGGAGAAAGCACAGCGCGTCAGCCACTTCCTGCAACTGGTACATCTGCAAGAGTTTGCTGATGCCCTGCCCGCCGAGCTTTCCGGCGGCATGGCGCAGCGGGTGGCGATTGCGCGAGGTTTGGTCGCTAACCCGCGAATTTTGATGCTGGACGAGCCCTTCGGCGCACTCGATGCCCTCACGCGCCAGCAAATGCAACAAGAGCTGCGGCGCATTCATCAGCAAGAAGGCACCACCACGCTACTGGTGACGCACGATGTGGAAGAGGCGGTCTATCTGGCAGACCGTATCGTGGTACTGGCCGCGCGTCCCGGCCGATTAAAGCGCCTCACCACCGTGGCGCTGCCTCACCCGCGTCGGCGCGATAGCGACGCCTTTCACCAGCAATGCAGCGAGATTCTGGCGCTGTTGACGCAACCGGACGCCGCCCGCGCCACGACCGACTATTCTGTTGCCACTGACTAA
- a CDS encoding methionine ABC transporter permease yields the protein MQSRLSWDELVSIMLNATLETLYMVGLATLFTLLLGLPVGVLLFISRRQGILPLPRLNAVLGGVINIGRSLPFVVLLIALIPLTRLIVGTTLGSTAAVVPITLGAFPFFARIVENALAEVEGGRVEAIVSMGGNVWHVVSKALLPEALPSIVAGITLTVVMLIGFSSMAGVIGGGGLGDLAIRYGYQRFNQQVMVGTVVVLVVLVQLVQSLGDRLVRSLAYRR from the coding sequence ATGCAAAGTCGCCTGAGTTGGGATGAACTGGTGTCGATTATGCTCAATGCCACGCTGGAAACGCTGTACATGGTGGGGCTGGCGACGCTGTTTACGCTGTTGCTCGGTCTACCGGTGGGGGTGTTACTGTTTATCAGCCGTCGTCAAGGCATCTTGCCGTTGCCCCGGTTAAATGCTGTGCTGGGCGGGGTGATTAATATCGGGCGCTCGCTGCCATTTGTGGTGTTATTGATTGCGTTGATTCCGCTGACCCGCCTGATAGTCGGCACTACGCTTGGCAGTACCGCTGCGGTGGTGCCGATTACGCTTGGCGCGTTCCCGTTTTTTGCCCGCATTGTGGAAAATGCGCTGGCTGAGGTGGAGGGGGGCCGGGTGGAGGCGATTGTCTCGATGGGCGGCAATGTCTGGCATGTGGTCAGCAAAGCGCTGCTACCGGAGGCGTTGCCGTCAATTGTCGCGGGCATCACGCTGACGGTGGTGATGCTGATCGGTTTTTCATCCATGGCGGGCGTGATTGGCGGCGGTGGTTTGGGTGATTTGGCTATTCGTTATGGCTATCAGCGTTTTAACCAGCAGGTGATGGTAGGCACCGTGGTTGTCCTGGTGGTGCTGGTGCAACTGGTGCAGTCGCTGGGCGACCGGCTGGTGCGCTCGCTGGCCTATCGGCGTTAA
- a CDS encoding aryl-sulfate sulfotransferase, giving the protein MGHPSVYPTGTTLYQPEKAWGGYTVFQALETGAVLIDMNGQTLRLWEGLHGFPNKLLPGGYILGHSGQRDARYGMQDMLDVVQLDWDGNRVWQFNRYEYIQDPDQPPEWMARAHHDYQRSGNPVGYYAPGLEPQALGGNTLILAHQNLHNPHISDKPLLDDTIIEVDWQGNILWEWRCSDHFDELGFDDAAKTALYHNPNMRSSGGGMGDWMHINSMSTLGPNRWFDGGDARFHPDNIIWDAREANIIAIIDKQSGKIVWQLGPDYRTPELKHIGWIIGQHHAHMIPAGLPGAGNILVFDNGGWAGYGAPNPASPDGVKNAWRDYSRILEINPVTLDIVWRYSPYEAGLPHPTDAFRFYSPYISNIQRLPNGNTLINEGANGRLFEVTVDHDIVWEYISPFWGKTVNTNMVYRAYRVPYDWVPQLDRPSEIAVVAPDNTRFRQPGAAQPDIASVVAVDDTRPYTRAGDALCVATDNDALARSPKLFSVSRQRFHALSLSADDPLPLAAHGASLLLVGAERCIHCKSLYRQLETVLSDDALRELPCYYLDADHHLAQTTALGIRSLPTLIRLQDGKERARLTGAQSAAQLRQWLR; this is encoded by the coding sequence ATGGGACATCCTTCCGTTTACCCGACCGGCACCACGCTCTATCAGCCAGAAAAAGCCTGGGGAGGCTATACCGTTTTTCAGGCGCTGGAGACCGGCGCGGTATTAATTGATATGAACGGGCAGACATTACGCCTCTGGGAAGGGCTGCACGGTTTTCCCAACAAGCTGTTGCCCGGCGGCTATATTCTCGGTCACAGCGGCCAACGCGATGCCCGTTATGGAATGCAGGATATGCTCGATGTGGTTCAGCTTGACTGGGACGGCAACCGCGTCTGGCAGTTTAACCGCTATGAATATATTCAAGACCCCGACCAGCCGCCGGAGTGGATGGCACGCGCCCACCACGACTACCAGCGCAGCGGCAACCCGGTCGGCTATTATGCGCCGGGGCTCGAACCACAAGCGTTAGGCGGTAACACCTTGATTCTGGCGCACCAGAATCTGCACAACCCGCACATCAGCGACAAGCCGCTACTTGACGACACCATCATCGAGGTGGACTGGCAGGGCAATATTCTGTGGGAGTGGCGGTGCAGCGATCATTTTGACGAGCTGGGCTTTGATGATGCGGCAAAAACCGCGCTGTATCACAACCCGAATATGCGCAGCAGCGGCGGCGGCATGGGCGACTGGATGCACATCAACAGCATGTCCACGCTCGGGCCAAACCGCTGGTTTGATGGCGGCGACGCTCGCTTTCACCCGGACAACATCATCTGGGATGCCAGAGAAGCCAACATCATCGCCATTATCGACAAGCAGAGCGGCAAAATCGTCTGGCAGCTCGGGCCGGATTATCGCACCCCGGAATTGAAACACATTGGCTGGATAATCGGCCAGCACCACGCGCACATGATCCCGGCCGGTTTACCGGGCGCGGGCAATATTCTGGTGTTTGATAACGGCGGCTGGGCCGGTTACGGCGCGCCTAACCCCGCCTCGCCGGATGGCGTGAAAAATGCCTGGCGCGATTATTCACGCATACTGGAAATCAACCCGGTGACGCTGGATATCGTCTGGCGTTACTCGCCGTATGAAGCCGGGTTGCCGCACCCCACCGACGCATTTCGGTTCTACAGCCCGTACATCAGCAATATTCAGCGCCTGCCCAATGGCAATACGCTGATTAACGAAGGGGCGAATGGCCGCCTGTTCGAAGTCACGGTCGATCACGACATCGTCTGGGAGTACATCTCGCCGTTCTGGGGGAAAACCGTCAACACCAATATGGTATACCGCGCCTATCGCGTGCCCTATGACTGGGTGCCACAGCTTGACCGTCCATCAGAAATCGCCGTCGTCGCACCGGATAACACCCGCTTTCGCCAGCCCGGTGCCGCACAACCCGACATTGCCAGCGTGGTGGCCGTTGACGATACCCGGCCCTATACACGCGCTGGCGATGCGTTATGCGTGGCGACAGACAACGACGCGCTCGCGCGCAGCCCGAAGCTGTTTAGCGTGAGCCGCCAGCGCTTTCACGCCTTATCTCTGAGCGCCGACGATCCCCTGCCACTGGCGGCTCACGGCGCTTCGCTGCTGCTGGTCGGTGCGGAACGCTGCATACACTGCAAAAGCCTGTATCGCCAACTGGAAACGGTGCTCAGTGATGACGCACTGCGTGAACTGCCCTGCTACTACCTTGACGCCGACCACCATCTGGCGCAGACCACGGCGCTGGGTATACGCTCACTCCCTACCCTGATTCGGCTGCAAGATGGCAAAGAGCGTGCCAGGCTCACCGGCGCGCAGAGCGCCGCACAATTACGCCAGTGGCTACGGTAA
- a CDS encoding ABC transporter permease gives MNKPWLLRPPLSCRLSCRLPRCAPSWGRQAALAWLLPLLVLALWQVSSRQGWMPLQILPAPSRVATTAMTLWHDELLTQWVISLRRLISGLAAGVAVGTLLGGLMGASSRAERLLYPTVYALAQIPTLGWIPLFMALFGIDDGLKLAVLIKAVLVPVTLHTQRGIRDIPLPLIEVADSLRLPRRSRLVRLILPATLPVWFTGLRLALSQAWVSLIVVELLASSQGIGYLMVWGRQLFQLDIVLVCIVVIGLTGLLMETGIARLEQRLIRGPRPAMSRLQPTPDGHALGWLLPLLLIALWQLSSHHAWLNPLLLPPPAEVIHAMWQGIRNGLLPDALWHSLRRALQGGALGACAGLLVGLLLGVNRLADALFTPTLTLLRQIALFAWLPLITAWVGNDEPGKVTFIALVAFFPMLVACHQGVRQRSQDLHDVARVLQLPWHDRLRVLTLPDTAPALFTGLRLAMIYAWLGTIGAEYFMSSGSGIGSLMITAQQLLDMPIILSGMVLTGVTGALLDHFGQRLERRFTRWRHTGVTR, from the coding sequence ATGAATAAGCCCTGGCTGCTGCGCCCACCGCTATCTTGTCGTCTGTCCTGCCGCCTGCCACGCTGTGCGCCGTCTTGGGGCAGGCAAGCGGCGCTAGCGTGGCTGTTACCGCTACTGGTACTGGCGCTATGGCAAGTCAGCAGCCGACAGGGGTGGATGCCGCTGCAAATTCTGCCTGCTCCGTCGCGGGTGGCGACAACCGCCATGACCCTATGGCACGACGAGCTGCTCACCCAATGGGTCATCAGCCTGCGCCGACTCATCAGCGGGCTGGCCGCAGGCGTTGCCGTTGGCACATTGCTTGGCGGGCTTATGGGCGCGTCATCACGCGCGGAGCGACTGCTCTACCCCACAGTTTATGCACTGGCGCAAATTCCTACGCTTGGGTGGATTCCGCTGTTCATGGCGCTGTTTGGCATTGATGACGGCCTGAAGCTGGCGGTGTTGATAAAAGCGGTGCTGGTGCCGGTCACGCTGCACACCCAACGCGGTATCCGCGATATTCCGTTGCCGCTCATCGAGGTGGCCGACAGCCTGCGTCTGCCGCGTCGCTCTCGCCTTGTGCGGTTGATATTACCGGCCACCTTACCGGTGTGGTTTACCGGTTTACGGCTGGCGCTGTCGCAAGCCTGGGTCTCGTTGATTGTGGTGGAGCTGCTCGCCTCATCACAGGGGATTGGCTATTTGATGGTTTGGGGCCGTCAGCTCTTTCAGTTAGACATTGTGCTGGTATGCATTGTGGTCATTGGCCTGACCGGGCTACTGATGGAAACCGGCATCGCCCGGCTGGAGCAGCGTTTGATTCGCGGGCCCAGGCCCGCGATGAGCCGCCTGCAACCCACGCCAGATGGCCACGCGCTGGGCTGGCTTCTGCCATTACTGCTGATTGCGTTATGGCAGTTAAGCAGCCACCACGCGTGGTTGAACCCGCTGCTTCTCCCGCCGCCTGCCGAGGTGATTCACGCGATGTGGCAAGGCATACGCAACGGATTGTTGCCCGATGCCCTCTGGCACAGCCTGCGGCGCGCGCTGCAAGGCGGGGCGCTCGGCGCTTGCGCCGGTTTACTGGTCGGGCTGCTGTTGGGGGTAAACCGGCTGGCCGATGCCCTGTTCACACCAACCCTGACACTGCTTCGGCAAATCGCGTTATTTGCCTGGCTACCACTTATCACCGCCTGGGTGGGCAATGATGAACCCGGCAAAGTGACGTTTATCGCGCTGGTGGCCTTCTTCCCGATGCTGGTCGCCTGTCATCAGGGCGTACGCCAACGCTCACAAGATCTGCACGATGTCGCCCGCGTATTGCAATTGCCATGGCACGACCGCCTGCGCGTACTCACGCTGCCGGATACCGCGCCTGCGCTGTTCACCGGCCTGCGGCTGGCGATGATTTATGCCTGGCTTGGCACCATCGGCGCGGAGTATTTCATGTCATCCGGCAGCGGTATCGGTAGCCTGATGATAACCGCCCAGCAATTGCTGGATATGCCCATCATTCTCAGCGGTATGGTGCTGACAGGCGTTACCGGCGCTTTACTTGACCATTTTGGCCAGCGCCTTGAACGCCGCTTTACCCGCTGGCGTCACACAGGAGTCACGCGATGA
- a CDS encoding MetQ/NlpA family ABC transporter substrate-binding protein codes for MKKNAFFALTAMALAMGLSVSAQAADVLRVAADPVPHAEILAQIQKSDPTLKLKVVELSGNVNANELLASGDVDANYFQHVPYLRDQEKALGKKFVVAATVHIEPLGVYSKKYKSLNEVKENATVAVPNNVTNLSRALYLLQDKGLIKLKAGYNDPAKDQATPKDIAENPKKLKITEIEAAQIPRSLEDVDLAVINGNYALEAGLEPARDALGLESASHNPYANILVTTPALAKDPRIVQLAKDLESKATADFISQRYKGSVIAVAGQ; via the coding sequence ATGAAGAAGAACGCTTTTTTTGCTCTGACAGCAATGGCGCTGGCCATGGGGTTATCGGTATCCGCTCAGGCGGCTGACGTATTGCGCGTGGCGGCAGACCCGGTGCCGCACGCAGAAATTCTGGCGCAGATACAAAAATCCGACCCGACGCTGAAACTCAAGGTGGTGGAACTGAGCGGTAACGTTAACGCCAACGAACTGCTCGCCAGCGGCGATGTGGATGCCAACTATTTCCAGCATGTGCCCTATTTACGCGATCAGGAAAAAGCATTGGGTAAAAAGTTTGTCGTCGCCGCCACGGTACATATTGAGCCGCTGGGTGTTTATTCCAAAAAATACAAGTCGCTCAATGAGGTAAAAGAGAACGCCACGGTTGCCGTGCCAAACAACGTCACCAACCTGAGCCGGGCGCTGTATCTGCTGCAAGACAAAGGGCTTATCAAACTGAAAGCCGGGTATAACGACCCGGCCAAAGATCAGGCCACGCCAAAAGACATCGCCGAAAACCCGAAAAAATTAAAGATAACCGAGATTGAAGCCGCGCAGATCCCCCGCTCGCTGGAGGATGTCGATTTGGCGGTGATTAACGGTAATTACGCGCTGGAAGCGGGCCTTGAACCGGCGCGCGATGCTCTCGGCCTTGAGAGCGCCAGCCATAACCCGTATGCCAACATTTTGGTGACGACCCCGGCGCTGGCCAAAGACCCGCGCATTGTGCAACTGGCGAAGGATTTGGAGTCGAAGGCGACAGCCGATTTTATTAGCCAGCGCTATAAAGGCTCAGTCATCGCCGTTGCAGGGCAGTAA
- a CDS encoding ABC transporter substrate-binding protein, with translation MQQQGVNGRSSRVWRGLGALMLALFMLGGSPAQADKPTEIRIGLPDQSAGTKPFIGGPLGLAYIRHTLEPLFEAQGVTVRWQFFKGAGPAVNEALANRQLDIAYLGDLAAIIGRSGGLPTRVLLGSRGSSAYLAVTPESGIQRIEDLRGKRVAVYKGTADQLAFERALQSAGINTRDIHVVNLDWTAGKAALAARRIDAVWGGVSLLALRAQGIRIITSSRELGWANTTQAVVLATQAFIDRYPDITQQLVNALVSEARWASDPAHLPEYIQLMAGQSQIPAALFEEQFRPDSLNIQTSPRIDAFLRASLQDSLQRARVAGLVRDAFAVDDWQDSRFVEQALTAQDLPAYWPPYDASGTPQP, from the coding sequence ATGCAACAACAGGGGGTGAACGGGCGTAGCAGCAGGGTGTGGCGCGGCCTTGGCGCACTGATGTTGGCGCTGTTCATGCTGGGCGGCTCGCCTGCGCAGGCTGACAAACCGACGGAAATTCGTATTGGCTTGCCGGATCAAAGTGCCGGTACGAAGCCCTTTATTGGCGGCCCGCTGGGGCTTGCGTATATTCGCCACACGCTGGAGCCGCTGTTCGAGGCGCAGGGCGTGACGGTACGCTGGCAATTTTTCAAAGGTGCCGGGCCTGCGGTGAACGAGGCGCTGGCGAACCGGCAACTGGATATTGCTTATCTGGGCGATCTGGCGGCGATTATTGGTCGCTCTGGCGGTTTACCGACGCGCGTGTTGCTGGGGTCGCGCGGTTCGAGCGCCTATCTGGCGGTGACGCCGGAGTCGGGTATTCAACGGATAGAAGACCTGCGCGGCAAGCGCGTGGCGGTCTATAAAGGCACCGCCGACCAGTTAGCGTTTGAACGGGCGTTGCAGAGCGCAGGAATAAATACGCGTGATATTCACGTGGTCAATCTGGACTGGACGGCAGGGAAAGCGGCGCTGGCGGCGCGCCGGATTGATGCGGTGTGGGGCGGCGTGTCGTTACTGGCGCTACGTGCGCAGGGTATTCGCATTATTACGTCCAGCCGCGAGCTGGGCTGGGCCAACACCACGCAGGCGGTGGTGCTGGCGACGCAGGCGTTTATTGACCGCTACCCGGACATTACCCAGCAATTGGTGAATGCGTTAGTAAGTGAGGCGCGCTGGGCCAGCGACCCGGCGCATTTGCCGGAGTATATTCAGTTAATGGCCGGGCAGAGCCAGATACCGGCGGCGCTGTTTGAAGAGCAGTTCCGACCGGATTCACTGAATATACAAACCTCACCGCGTATTGATGCGTTTTTGCGCGCCAGCCTGCAAGACAGCTTACAGCGAGCGCGTGTCGCCGGGCTGGTGCGCGATGCTTTTGCCGTTGATGACTGGCAGGATAGCCGCTTTGTTGAGCAGGCGCTGACGGCACAGGATCTGCCGGCGTATTGGCCGCCGTATGATGCCAGCGGCACCCCCCAGCCATGA
- a CDS encoding DUF6250 domain-containing protein has protein sequence MTDTANTPPAVVAAARADSGTVSALATAVAPAAINTPNAPHQRTLQWGQSPDGQPRTWRVEQEAPARTTVEAQDDRLTLDSAAGLTVWLDQPLSGTYRIRYVREVVVQGQANDRLSDLNQFWAARDPANSELFTRHGELGEYDNLSLYYVGMGGNWNQTTRFRYYNGQGERLLLGEFTDADHLLRAGQAYRVTIEVDNTETRFLIDDRLYFRAHYAAPPASGYFGLRTVFSRQVIRDFSVTPL, from the coding sequence ATGACGGACACAGCGAATACGCCACCGGCAGTGGTGGCGGCTGCGCGCGCAGACTCGGGCACGGTCAGTGCGCTTGCCACGGCGGTTGCGCCAGCGGCCATCAACACCCCGAATGCACCACATCAACGCACGCTGCAATGGGGGCAGAGCCCGGATGGACAGCCGCGCACCTGGCGCGTGGAGCAGGAAGCCCCGGCACGCACCACGGTCGAGGCGCAAGACGACAGACTGACGTTAGACAGCGCCGCCGGGCTCACTGTCTGGCTCGATCAACCGTTATCCGGCACCTATCGCATTCGCTATGTGCGCGAGGTGGTGGTACAAGGGCAGGCGAATGACCGGCTCTCGGATCTGAACCAGTTCTGGGCAGCGCGCGACCCGGCCAATAGCGAGCTGTTCACCCGCCACGGCGAGCTCGGCGAATACGATAATTTGTCGCTCTATTACGTCGGCATGGGCGGCAACTGGAATCAAACCACCCGCTTTCGTTATTACAACGGGCAGGGGGAGCGCCTGTTGCTGGGGGAGTTTACCGATGCCGACCATCTTTTACGTGCCGGGCAGGCATATCGGGTGACGATTGAGGTCGATAACACCGAGACCCGGTTTTTGATAGATGATCGGCTCTATTTTCGTGCCCACTATGCCGCGCCGCCCGCCAGCGGCTATTTTGGCCTGCGCACTGTGTTTTCGCGTCAGGTTATCCGTGATTTCAGCGTGACGCCGCTATAG
- a CDS encoding isopenicillin N synthase family dioxygenase, whose translation MSQTATLPILDFSLLDGSAAQRTDFLRQLNIAARETGFFYLINHGVDPALQQRVQHLSRAFFALPEDEKQRVAMIHSPHFRGYNRAGAERTRNQPDWREQFDIGAERAPLRLLSGDPAWRRLQGPNLWPAALPELKEALLSWQHTLAQLSLRLLRAFAQSLGLPHTAFDALYGDKPNEHIKLIRYPGRSVADHQQGVGAHKDSGFLTLLLQDEQSGLQVEVEPEHWVDAPPLAGSFVVNIGELLELATNGYLRATVHRVVSPAVHQERLSVAFFLGARLDAVVPVFPLSPELAQHARGPASDPANPLLREVGWNYLKGRLRSHPEVAKRYYGDVLNVTPQAVSA comes from the coding sequence ATGAGTCAAACCGCTACGTTACCTATTCTCGATTTTTCCCTGCTTGATGGCAGCGCTGCCCAGCGTACCGATTTTCTGCGCCAATTGAATATTGCCGCCCGTGAAACCGGTTTTTTCTACCTTATCAACCACGGTGTAGACCCGGCGTTACAGCAGCGCGTTCAACACCTGTCGCGCGCATTCTTTGCGTTGCCGGAGGATGAAAAGCAACGGGTTGCCATGATTCACTCTCCTCATTTTCGCGGCTACAACCGAGCCGGTGCCGAGCGCACCCGCAATCAACCAGACTGGCGTGAGCAGTTTGATATCGGCGCCGAGCGCGCGCCGCTGCGCTTGTTATCCGGCGACCCGGCGTGGCGACGCTTGCAGGGGCCGAATCTCTGGCCGGCGGCCTTGCCCGAACTCAAAGAGGCGTTATTGAGCTGGCAGCACACGCTGGCGCAGCTGTCGTTACGGCTGTTGCGCGCCTTTGCGCAATCGCTCGGGCTGCCGCACACCGCCTTTGATGCACTGTATGGCGATAAACCTAACGAGCACATCAAGCTTATTCGCTACCCCGGGCGCAGCGTGGCAGACCACCAGCAAGGCGTGGGGGCGCATAAAGACTCCGGCTTCCTGACGCTGTTATTACAAGATGAACAGTCCGGGTTACAGGTTGAAGTGGAGCCTGAGCACTGGGTGGATGCCCCTCCGCTGGCCGGATCATTTGTGGTGAATATCGGCGAGTTGCTGGAACTGGCTACCAATGGGTATTTGCGCGCCACCGTACACCGGGTGGTGTCTCCGGCGGTGCATCAGGAGCGGCTGTCAGTGGCCTTCTTTCTGGGGGCGCGGCTGGATGCCGTGGTGCCGGTATTCCCGCTGTCACCAGAGCTGGCGCAACACGCGCGCGGCCCGGCCAGCGACCCGGCCAATCCGCTGCTGCGCGAGGTCGGCTGGAACTATCTGAAGGGGCGTTTGCGTTCTCACCCGGAGGTGGCCAAACGCTATTACGGCGATGTGCTGAACGTCACGCCACAGGCCGTCAGCGCCTGA
- a CDS encoding DUF2076 domain-containing protein, with protein MQSEEQRLIDGLFQRLKTTETSTGPRDLKAEQQINEYLRQQPAAPYYMAQSIIIQEAALKQMDQRLKELEMEINRLKQEAAARPAQSSGGFLSGLFGGGRQNTAQPAQPTGGYGQPSGFSQPGYNNQPMGYTPPPAQGYGQPGYGQPGYAQPAPSRAGGFMSGALQTAAGVAGGVVLAEMLTGMFNHSKPEEIVNIVNETSIINENSLPDVDDSFRDFGSDSLDTFNGPDNSNNVWTNASYSPQDDGFGSDFAADDSYDDDDSYV; from the coding sequence ATGCAATCCGAAGAGCAACGCCTTATCGATGGTCTGTTTCAACGCCTGAAAACAACCGAGACCAGCACAGGCCCACGGGATCTCAAGGCTGAACAACAGATTAACGAGTACCTCCGCCAGCAGCCCGCCGCGCCCTATTACATGGCGCAATCCATCATTATTCAGGAGGCGGCGCTTAAACAGATGGATCAACGCCTCAAAGAGCTGGAAATGGAGATAAACCGCCTGAAACAGGAAGCCGCTGCGCGGCCAGCGCAGAGCAGCGGCGGCTTTCTGTCTGGTTTGTTTGGCGGCGGGCGTCAGAATACTGCCCAGCCTGCGCAACCGACCGGCGGTTACGGTCAGCCGTCAGGTTTCAGCCAGCCCGGCTATAATAATCAGCCCATGGGTTACACCCCGCCGCCAGCGCAGGGTTACGGTCAACCCGGTTATGGTCAACCCGGTTATGCCCAGCCAGCGCCGTCACGCGCGGGCGGCTTCATGAGCGGTGCGTTACAAACCGCCGCCGGGGTTGCAGGCGGTGTGGTGCTGGCTGAAATGTTAACCGGCATGTTTAACCACTCGAAGCCGGAAGAAATTGTGAATATCGTCAACGAAACGTCGATTATCAACGAAAACTCGTTGCCGGACGTTGACGACAGCTTCCGCGATTTTGGCAGCGATAGCCTGGATACCTTCAACGGCCCGGATAACAGTAACAATGTCTGGACGAACGCCAGCTACTCGCCGCAGGATGACGGTTTCGGCAGTGATTTCGCAGCCGATGACAGCTACGACGACGACGATTCCTACGTCTAA
- a CDS encoding LysR family transcriptional regulator: protein MNIDLRQLRHFIALIEHRNFTAAAQAMNLSQSAFSRSIQSLEQGVGARLIDRNNHLEPTKKGLLVLEHARRLTQHAQALAHDIAQFSEKESGEVHFGCGPAPAAWLMPQVIGAFSRHYPKVRLVFRVDNWQALGQRLMAEELAFIVADTRHFELDARYSVHPLSQHRWGFCCREGHPLAELDEISVEQLFSYPLAATVRPPNLRQALVRLSGQQDIRPSIECENGYSLLDVIRHSDAIGTTNHHHGPAHRPPSGIHMLKITGLDDEAQAFYTHYGIVSRADARLSWLAQRLISMFLDVDRALHAEPIPAHLTPHSPYPPADL, encoded by the coding sequence ATGAATATCGACCTACGCCAGTTACGCCATTTCATTGCGCTCATCGAGCACCGCAATTTCACCGCAGCCGCTCAGGCAATGAACCTGTCCCAGTCGGCCTTTAGTCGCAGCATCCAATCGCTGGAGCAGGGGGTCGGGGCCAGGCTGATTGACCGCAACAACCATCTGGAACCCACCAAAAAGGGGTTATTGGTACTCGAACATGCGCGCCGTCTCACCCAGCATGCCCAGGCGCTCGCGCACGATATCGCACAGTTCAGTGAAAAAGAGAGCGGTGAAGTGCATTTCGGCTGTGGCCCGGCCCCGGCCGCCTGGCTGATGCCGCAGGTTATCGGGGCTTTTTCCCGCCACTATCCCAAAGTGCGGCTGGTGTTTCGGGTCGATAACTGGCAGGCGCTGGGCCAACGGCTGATGGCTGAAGAACTGGCGTTTATCGTTGCTGATACCCGCCATTTCGAGCTCGATGCCCGCTACAGCGTACACCCGTTAAGCCAGCACCGCTGGGGGTTTTGCTGCCGTGAGGGGCACCCACTGGCAGAACTTGATGAAATCAGCGTCGAGCAGCTATTCAGTTACCCGCTGGCCGCCACCGTGCGCCCGCCGAACCTGCGTCAGGCGCTGGTGCGTTTGAGCGGCCAGCAGGATATTCGCCCGAGTATCGAGTGCGAAAACGGCTATAGCCTGCTGGATGTGATTCGCCACTCCGATGCCATCGGCACCACCAATCACCACCATGGCCCCGCCCACCGGCCACCCAGCGGTATTCATATGCTGAAAATCACCGGGCTGGATGATGAGGCGCAGGCATTTTATACCCACTACGGCATCGTCAGCCGTGCAGACGCCCGCCTGTCCTGGCTGGCGCAGCGGCTGATTAGCATGTTTCTGGACGTTGACCGCGCCCTGCATGCCGAACCGATACCGGCGCATCTCACCCCTCACAGCCCGTATCCGCCTGCGGATCTATAG